A part of Variovorax sp. HW608 genomic DNA contains:
- a CDS encoding phosphoglycerate kinase, producing the protein MKILRFTDLCAQGKATGQRVFIRADLNVPQDDAGNITEDTRIRASVPCIRLALESGAAVMVTSHLGRPTEGQFKPEDSLAPVAKRLGELLGREVPLVSNWVDGVQVQPGQVVLLENCRLNKGEKKNDEALSRKLAALTDIYVNDAFGTAHRAEATTYGIAQFAKIASAGPLLAAEIDAITKALAQPRRPLVAIVAGSKVSTKLTILKSLADKVDQLIVGGGIANTFMLASGLRIGKSLAEPDLIDEAKAVIEAMGARGAGVPIPVDVVTAKTFAADAAATTKAAQDVADDDLILDIGPKTAELLAAQLREAGTIVWNGPVGVFEFDAFANGTKVIAQAIAESKAFSIAGGGDTLAAIAKYGIEDKVGYISTGGGAFLEVLEGKKLPAFEILEKRAA; encoded by the coding sequence ATGAAGATTCTTCGATTCACCGACCTCTGTGCGCAAGGCAAAGCCACCGGCCAGCGCGTGTTCATCCGGGCCGACCTCAACGTGCCGCAGGACGATGCGGGCAACATCACCGAGGACACGCGCATCCGCGCCTCGGTGCCGTGCATCCGCCTTGCTCTTGAATCGGGTGCTGCGGTCATGGTGACCTCGCACCTCGGCCGTCCGACCGAAGGCCAGTTCAAGCCCGAGGATTCGCTGGCCCCGGTCGCCAAGCGGCTCGGCGAGCTGCTCGGCCGCGAAGTGCCGCTGGTCTCCAACTGGGTCGATGGCGTGCAGGTGCAGCCGGGGCAGGTCGTGCTGCTCGAGAACTGCCGCCTCAACAAGGGCGAGAAAAAGAACGACGAGGCGCTTTCGCGCAAGCTCGCGGCGCTGACCGACATCTACGTCAACGACGCCTTCGGCACCGCGCACCGCGCCGAAGCCACCACCTACGGCATCGCCCAGTTCGCGAAGATCGCCTCTGCCGGTCCGCTGCTGGCGGCCGAGATCGATGCGATCACCAAGGCACTGGCCCAGCCCAGGCGTCCGCTGGTCGCGATCGTCGCGGGTTCGAAGGTCAGCACCAAGCTCACCATCCTGAAGAGCCTGGCCGACAAGGTCGACCAGCTCATCGTCGGTGGCGGCATCGCCAACACCTTCATGCTGGCTTCGGGCCTCAGGATCGGCAAGTCGCTGGCCGAGCCCGACCTGATCGACGAAGCCAAGGCCGTGATCGAAGCCATGGGGGCGCGCGGCGCGGGCGTGCCGATTCCGGTCGACGTCGTGACGGCGAAGACCTTTGCGGCCGATGCCGCCGCGACGACCAAGGCGGCCCAGGACGTGGCCGACGACGACCTGATCCTCGACATCGGCCCGAAGACCGCCGAGCTGCTGGCCGCCCAGCTGCGTGAAGCGGGCACCATCGTCTGGAACGGCCCGGTCGGCGTGTTCGAGTTCGATGCGTTCGCCAACGGCACGAAGGTGATCGCCCAGGCGATCGCCGAGAGCAAGGCCTTCTCGATCGCCGGCGGCGGCGACACGCTGGCCGCGATCGCCAAGTACGGCATCGAGGACAAGGTGGGCTACATCTCGACTGGCGGCGGCGCGTTCCTGGAGGTGCTGGAAGGCAAGAAGCTGCCCGCCTTCGAGATCCTCGAAAAGCGGGCCGCTTAA
- the pyk gene encoding pyruvate kinase, translating into MSTPRLPRHATKIVATLGPASSRLDLLEQMIAHKVSVVRLNFSHGTAQDHIDRAAMVREAARRSGREVAIMADLQGPKIRVGKFAEGKVWLEPGAKFVLDASRTEPGDVNEVGLDYKDLPRDVKAGDALLLNDGLIVLDVTAVKGDAVHTIVRLGGELSNNKGINKQGGGLTAPALTAKDMEDIRTAMSFQADYVAVSFPKNATDMEMARQLCNVAAAEFGHKPGMIAKIERAEAIPKLEEILRASDGIMVARGDLAVEVGNAAVPALQKKMIRMAREMDKVVITATQMMESMITNPVPTRAEVSDVANAVLDGTDAVMLSAETASGRYPLETVQEMSKICEAAEAAEDPQLDADFSGQNYSRIDQSIAMGALFTAHHLGAKAIVALTESGSTPLWMSRHRAHIPMYALTSRLSTQRKMALYRNVRPLLMDSESDRDTALMQAEAHLKKRGIVQTGDVYAITCGEPMGAPGGTNMLKICRVT; encoded by the coding sequence ATGAGCACGCCCCGCCTTCCCCGCCACGCCACCAAGATCGTCGCGACGCTTGGGCCGGCTTCGAGCAGGCTCGACCTGCTGGAGCAGATGATCGCGCACAAGGTCAGCGTCGTGCGGCTGAATTTCAGCCACGGCACCGCGCAGGACCACATCGACCGCGCGGCGATGGTGCGTGAGGCCGCACGCCGCAGCGGGCGCGAGGTCGCGATCATGGCCGACCTGCAGGGGCCGAAGATCCGGGTCGGCAAGTTCGCCGAGGGCAAGGTCTGGCTGGAGCCGGGCGCGAAGTTCGTTCTCGACGCCTCGCGCACCGAACCTGGCGACGTCAATGAAGTCGGGCTCGACTACAAGGACCTGCCGCGCGACGTGAAGGCCGGCGATGCGCTGCTCTTGAACGACGGGCTCATCGTGCTGGACGTGACCGCGGTCAAGGGCGATGCGGTGCACACCATCGTGCGGCTCGGCGGCGAGCTCTCCAACAACAAGGGCATCAACAAGCAGGGCGGCGGCCTGACGGCGCCGGCGCTCACGGCCAAGGACATGGAGGACATCAGGACCGCCATGAGCTTCCAGGCCGACTACGTGGCGGTGAGCTTCCCGAAGAACGCGACCGACATGGAAATGGCGCGGCAGCTGTGCAATGTCGCGGCGGCCGAGTTCGGCCACAAGCCGGGGATGATCGCCAAGATCGAGCGCGCCGAAGCGATCCCGAAGCTGGAGGAGATCCTGCGCGCGAGCGACGGCATCATGGTCGCGCGCGGCGACCTCGCGGTCGAAGTCGGCAATGCGGCCGTTCCGGCGCTGCAGAAGAAGATGATCCGCATGGCGCGCGAGATGGACAAGGTCGTGATCACCGCCACGCAGATGATGGAGTCGATGATCACCAACCCGGTGCCGACCCGCGCCGAGGTGAGCGACGTGGCCAACGCTGTGCTGGACGGCACCGATGCCGTGATGCTGTCCGCCGAGACCGCTTCCGGCCGCTATCCGCTCGAGACCGTGCAGGAGATGAGCAAGATCTGCGAAGCCGCCGAGGCGGCGGAAGACCCGCAGCTCGACGCCGATTTCAGCGGCCAGAACTACAGCCGCATCGACCAGTCGATCGCGATGGGGGCGCTCTTCACTGCGCATCATCTCGGCGCGAAGGCGATCGTGGCGCTGACCGAATCCGGCTCGACCCCGCTCTGGATGAGCCGCCACCGCGCCCACATCCCCATGTACGCGCTGACTTCGCGCCTGTCGACGCAGCGCAAGATGGCGCTCTACCGCAACGTGCGGCCGCTCCTGATGGATTCCGAAAGCGACCGCGACACCGCGTTGATGCAGGCCGAGGCGCACCTCAAGAAGCGTGGCATCGTGCAGACCGGCGACGTGTACGCCATCACTTGCGGCGAGCCGATGGGCGCACCCGGCGGCACCAACATGCTCAAAATCTGCAGAGTCACTTGA